A portion of the Chlamydia avium 10DC88 genome contains these proteins:
- a CDS encoding DUF1494 domain-containing protein: protein MRDSLVSLYKRKKRSFLLVEVLVSFTLFLLIFCALGFWQRHLLISSRRNERLYKSFLQENIAYKKLRELFRFTSQFESLSSDTLCSVIFDRGVYSDPELAGEVAGFLCYNTHRKQLELSIRSLKNQHKMETFVLLDHVSRVCCIPFSRDAENNDLPNRVTLHIYRNSPNLCQERLLVYQFNLGK from the coding sequence ATGCGTGATTCTCTAGTTTCTTTGTATAAACGAAAGAAAAGATCTTTTTTGTTAGTAGAAGTTCTTGTTTCGTTTACGCTATTTTTGCTGATTTTTTGTGCTTTAGGGTTCTGGCAAAGACATTTATTGATTTCTAGCAGGCGTAATGAGCGATTATATAAAAGTTTTTTACAAGAAAATATTGCTTATAAAAAATTAAGAGAACTTTTTCGATTTACTTCACAGTTTGAATCTCTGTCTTCCGATACTTTATGTTCTGTTATTTTTGATCGCGGGGTGTACTCAGATCCTGAGCTTGCTGGAGAAGTGGCGGGTTTTTTATGCTATAACACACATCGTAAGCAGCTTGAGCTCAGTATACGTAGTTTGAAAAATCAACATAAAATGGAAACTTTTGTACTTTTAGACCACGTTTCTCGGGTATGTTGTATACCTTTTTCCCGAGATGCTGAGAATAACGACCTACCCAATAGAGTTACGCTACATATTTATAGGAATTCTCCAAACCTTTGTCAGGAGCGTTTATTAGTTTATCAATTTAATTTGGGTAAGTAG
- a CDS encoding type II secretion system protein, with amino-acid sequence MRKQQHKRSFLLVEVLTALSLICIVLTPCIRFYYGIHRSIEDEIISLQLPAVIDNCFFAIEDAMREQMLNGIFPSSGSGELTCTIATSQGKSLQVPYTYSIDIRKGMRGDSCIKACFADVLVEVFPNHRHTMLIQRSLCVIL; translated from the coding sequence ATGCGTAAACAACAACATAAACGGAGTTTTTTACTTGTAGAAGTTTTAACTGCGCTATCCCTTATTTGTATAGTACTCACGCCATGTATTCGATTTTATTACGGTATTCATAGATCGATTGAAGATGAAATTATAAGCTTACAGCTCCCCGCAGTGATTGATAATTGCTTTTTTGCTATTGAAGATGCTATGCGCGAGCAAATGTTGAATGGGATATTCCCTTCATCAGGTTCTGGAGAACTCACTTGTACAATTGCTACATCTCAGGGAAAAAGTTTACAGGTTCCCTACACATATTCTATAGATATTCGCAAAGGAATGCGAGGAGACTCTTGTATAAAGGCATGTTTTGCAGATGTCCTAGTTGAAGTTTTCCCTAATCATAGACACACTATGTTAATACAGAGAAGCTTATGCGTGATTCTCTAG
- a CDS encoding type II secretion system protein, with the protein MNKYKRKQSITLIEMMVVISLIGIVGGALAFNMRGSIQKGKAFQSEQNCAKIYDILMMEYATGSLSLNEIVDRKESVLEGAAWCKEGRKLLKDAWGEDIIVQVNETGDDLIVFSPKAQGMNKKG; encoded by the coding sequence ATGAATAAATATAAACGTAAACAATCCATTACTTTAATTGAAATGATGGTAGTCATTAGTTTAATTGGCATTGTTGGTGGAGCTTTGGCCTTTAATATGCGAGGTAGTATTCAAAAGGGTAAGGCTTTCCAGTCAGAACAAAACTGCGCGAAAATTTATGACATTTTAATGATGGAATATGCCACGGGTAGTCTTTCTCTCAACGAGATTGTCGATCGTAAAGAATCAGTACTTGAAGGAGCTGCATGGTGCAAGGAGGGTAGGAAATTATTAAAAGATGCCTGGGGAGAAGATATCATAGTTCAAGTCAATGAAACAGGTGATGATCTGATTGTTTTTTCTCCCAAAGCACAGGGAATGAATAAAAAAGGATAG
- a CDS encoding GspE/PulE family protein, whose product MMGDKPQLSSELLDQLPYSFLKKHYLLPWEEHEDHVVIAHTKETSLMAKDEVQLLIKKPVVFILKDESSILHRLQKIYSDLDGKASDMLLAMPAEAGAPPEEEDLLENTDAVPVVRFLNLILKEAIEERASDIHFEPLEDTLRIRYRIDGVLHDRLSPPAHLRSSLIMRIKVLAKMDIAEHRLPQDGRIKIQIGGQEIDMRVSTVPVIYGERVVLRILDKRNVILDISGLQMPESLEDSFKQVISAPEGMFLVTGPTGSGKTTTLYSVIQHLSGPFTNIMTIEDPPEYKLAKIAQIAVKPKIGLSFACGLRHLLRQDPDVLMVGEIRDQETAGIATQAALTGHLVISTLHTNDAISAIPRLLDMGVESYLLSATLVGVIAQRLVRKICHHCREQYDADEQERMFLQTMGKDAQTILYRGRGCSQCFHSGYKGRRGIYELLRPDAVLCSEIAKNSPYHILKTCAEAQGFCSLLEHGLSLVLAGETTLTEVLRVTKRYD is encoded by the coding sequence ATGATGGGCGATAAACCTCAGTTATCTTCAGAACTTCTCGACCAACTTCCCTATAGTTTTTTAAAGAAACACTACCTATTGCCTTGGGAAGAACACGAGGATCATGTTGTGATAGCTCACACTAAAGAAACTTCTTTAATGGCAAAAGACGAGGTACAGCTATTAATCAAGAAACCCGTAGTTTTTATCCTTAAAGATGAAAGTAGCATACTACATCGTCTACAAAAGATATATTCTGATCTCGATGGGAAAGCTTCTGATATGTTGCTTGCCATGCCGGCAGAGGCAGGGGCCCCTCCAGAGGAAGAAGATCTTTTAGAAAATACGGACGCCGTTCCTGTTGTACGCTTCTTAAATTTAATTTTAAAAGAAGCGATTGAAGAACGCGCATCAGATATTCATTTTGAACCTTTGGAAGATACTCTACGCATACGATACCGTATTGATGGTGTTCTTCATGATCGTTTATCTCCTCCTGCGCATCTGCGCTCCTCATTAATTATGCGCATTAAAGTTCTGGCAAAGATGGATATTGCCGAACATCGTCTTCCTCAAGATGGAAGAATAAAAATTCAAATAGGTGGTCAAGAAATTGATATGCGAGTGAGCACGGTTCCAGTGATTTATGGAGAACGTGTTGTCCTTAGAATTTTAGATAAGAGAAACGTAATTTTAGATATTTCAGGGTTGCAAATGCCCGAGAGTCTTGAGGATTCTTTTAAACAAGTTATTTCTGCTCCTGAAGGTATGTTCTTGGTCACTGGACCAACAGGAAGCGGGAAAACAACTACACTATATAGTGTGATTCAACACTTATCGGGGCCCTTTACTAATATCATGACGATAGAAGATCCTCCGGAGTATAAGTTAGCGAAAATTGCGCAGATAGCTGTCAAACCTAAAATTGGTTTATCTTTTGCTTGTGGTCTGCGTCATTTATTACGGCAAGATCCTGACGTACTTATGGTTGGAGAAATTCGTGATCAAGAAACTGCGGGAATTGCTACTCAAGCTGCTCTCACAGGACACCTCGTTATTAGTACTTTACATACCAATGATGCAATTTCAGCTATTCCTCGCCTCTTAGATATGGGGGTGGAGTCCTATCTACTTTCAGCAACACTTGTTGGTGTGATAGCTCAGAGGTTAGTTAGGAAAATCTGCCATCACTGTAGAGAACAGTATGATGCAGATGAACAGGAACGAATGTTCTTACAAACCATGGGGAAGGATGCTCAGACAATATTATATCGTGGTCGGGGATGTTCTCAATGTTTTCATTCAGGGTATAAGGGGCGGAGAGGTATTTATGAACTTTTACGTCCTGATGCTGTTTTATGTTCTGAAATAGCTAAAAATAGCCCCTATCATATTTTGAAGACATGTGCCGAAGCTCAGGGGTTTTGTTCACTATTAGAACATGGCTTGTCCTTAGTTTTGGCAGGAGAAACAACACTAACCGAAGTCCTTCGTGTTACCAAACGGTATGATTAG
- a CDS encoding secretin N-terminal domain-containing protein encodes MRLFRSPLVYLLGLSGGMFWCPFGIALTISEKVASLESLDGCSDKIAGLASFNVSMKELNLRLQGLYEEGTALRAAGCDDEEKWQTLRQQIKQVKEQIQEIETLWAAEIRERGNNPEDYALWHHPEATIYNLVADYGEDNVIYLVPQDIGMIKISALSRFTIPKEGFQECLEQLLSRLGIGIRKVGPWIKELYTTRKEGYGVVGVFSSRKDLDSLPPTSHIGYVITSKNIDVHADQHILKKCINTDTVQIDIFGGKLWIFGPVGEISELLKIYEFVQSDSARQEYRIVPLVKIDAAEMISILKAAFREDMVQENDKDNHSGGLKVVPLQYHGRSLFLSGTAALVHQAIDLIRDLEESIENPTDKTVFWYNVKHSDPQELASLLSQVHDVFSGREGNSALSDSTVIGDSKTSAHIDTSTGMTAKEGSIKYGNFIADSKTGTLIMVVEREALSRIKMLLKKLDVPKKMVRIEVLLFERKLSNQHKSGLNLLRLGEEVCKKTVSSVSWTNAGILEFLFKGNTGSSIVPSYDLAYQFLMAQEDVRINASPSVITVNQTPAKIAIVEEMSIAVATENGKIQYNRAQYGIMIKMLPVINIGEEDGKNYISLETDITFDTTGKAPGDNPNVTRRNITNKVRIADGETVIIGGLRCKHVSDSQDSIPFLGEIPGIGKLFGMNATSDSQTEMFVFITPKILENPVEQQERHEEAILASRPGEIDEFRQALFASEEAAKAAYKKLDLISAVDLPASRLEGCEYDGR; translated from the coding sequence ATGCGCTTATTTCGGAGTCCTTTAGTTTATCTTTTGGGATTGTCAGGGGGGATGTTTTGGTGTCCCTTCGGTATCGCATTGACCATTTCTGAGAAAGTGGCTTCTCTTGAGTCTTTAGATGGCTGCTCTGATAAAATAGCGGGATTAGCTTCGTTTAACGTAAGTATGAAGGAATTGAATTTACGTTTGCAGGGCCTGTATGAAGAAGGAACTGCTCTACGTGCTGCAGGATGTGATGACGAAGAGAAATGGCAAACATTACGACAACAGATTAAACAGGTAAAAGAACAAATTCAGGAAATAGAAACTCTATGGGCTGCAGAGATTCGAGAAAGAGGAAATAATCCCGAAGATTATGCGCTATGGCACCACCCTGAGGCAACTATTTATAATTTAGTTGCTGATTATGGAGAAGATAACGTTATATATCTTGTTCCTCAAGATATCGGGATGATTAAAATTTCCGCACTTTCTCGATTTACCATCCCTAAAGAGGGATTTCAGGAGTGCCTAGAACAATTGTTATCACGACTCGGTATAGGCATTCGTAAAGTCGGCCCCTGGATCAAAGAACTGTACACCACACGTAAGGAAGGATACGGAGTTGTCGGTGTTTTTTCCTCTAGAAAAGATTTGGATTCACTTCCTCCTACGTCACATATTGGCTATGTGATTACCTCGAAGAATATTGATGTTCATGCTGATCAACATATTTTAAAGAAATGTATAAATACAGATACGGTACAAATAGATATTTTTGGGGGGAAATTATGGATTTTCGGCCCCGTCGGTGAGATTAGCGAACTACTTAAAATTTATGAGTTTGTTCAGTCAGATAGTGCTCGTCAGGAATATCGTATCGTTCCTCTAGTTAAGATAGATGCTGCGGAAATGATTTCTATTCTTAAGGCAGCGTTTAGAGAGGATATGGTTCAAGAAAACGATAAGGATAATCATAGTGGTGGCTTGAAAGTAGTTCCCCTACAGTACCACGGGAGATCACTATTTCTAAGTGGAACAGCAGCTTTAGTACATCAAGCAATCGATTTAATTAGAGATCTGGAAGAAAGTATAGAGAATCCTACGGATAAGACTGTATTTTGGTACAACGTAAAGCATTCTGATCCTCAAGAGCTAGCCTCTTTATTATCTCAAGTTCACGATGTTTTTTCAGGAAGGGAGGGGAACTCTGCTCTATCAGATTCTACAGTTATAGGAGATTCTAAAACTTCTGCGCATATTGATACCTCAACAGGGATGACAGCTAAAGAAGGCTCCATTAAATACGGTAACTTCATTGCAGATTCGAAGACCGGAACATTGATTATGGTTGTCGAAAGAGAAGCATTATCTAGGATCAAGATGTTATTAAAGAAACTCGATGTTCCTAAAAAGATGGTTCGCATAGAAGTGTTGTTATTTGAAAGGAAACTTTCAAATCAGCATAAGTCAGGGCTTAATCTTCTACGGCTTGGTGAAGAAGTCTGTAAGAAGACAGTTTCTTCTGTATCATGGACCAATGCTGGGATTTTAGAGTTTTTATTTAAGGGGAATACCGGTAGTTCGATAGTCCCTAGTTATGATCTAGCATATCAATTTTTAATGGCTCAAGAGGATGTGCGCATTAATGCCAGTCCCTCTGTTATTACTGTAAATCAAACGCCAGCAAAAATTGCTATTGTTGAAGAGATGTCCATAGCAGTTGCTACAGAGAATGGAAAAATTCAATATAACCGCGCACAATACGGTATTATGATTAAGATGCTCCCCGTTATTAATATTGGAGAAGAAGATGGGAAGAATTATATCTCCTTAGAAACGGATATTACTTTCGATACCACAGGAAAAGCACCGGGAGATAATCCTAATGTTACACGGAGAAATATCACGAATAAAGTTCGTATAGCTGATGGGGAGACAGTAATTATTGGAGGATTGCGCTGTAAACATGTTTCCGACTCACAAGATAGTATCCCTTTCCTTGGAGAAATTCCTGGAATAGGAAAATTATTTGGGATGAATGCAACCTCGGATAGTCAAACAGAAATGTTTGTATTTATCACACCAAAGATATTGGAAAATCCCGTTGAACAACAAGAACGACATGAAGAGGCTATTCTGGCATCACGTCCGGGAGAAATTGATGAATTTCGTCAGGCATTGTTTGCGAGTGAAGAAGCTGCAAAAGCAGCGTATAAAAAATTAGATTTGATTTCTGCTGTTGATTTGCCTGCATCTCGATTAGAGGGCTGCGAATATGATGGGCGATAA
- a CDS encoding M24 family metallopeptidase, whose translation MFQERIRKAQATLSCYSVDALIVERNEDIAYFLDDQANTGTLLIGRDEVVFFIYRMDKDIYANVQGATLIFCDGDTTARLISYLKGTTYHTIGFDSLHTSYHKYVERQKASSSFSWKPLALFSEKLRSRKSDDEIEKMRLAAALGAEGYDFVLSILQEGISEKEVVRLLRIFWAKAGAEGLAFSPIIAFGEHAAFPHAVPTERTLRKGDIVLIDIGVLYQGYCSDMSRTVAWGLPDPCLVESYSVVVEAQKAAIQLCQEGSRCVDVHEAAVRVLKDAGLEQYFCHGVGHGVGRNIHEYPTLSSKGGESTLETGMTVTVEPGVYFPGIGGIRIEDTVLIDGKKNFNLTNRPVSNELIYL comes from the coding sequence ATGTTTCAAGAACGAATTCGGAAGGCACAGGCTACACTGTCTTGCTATTCTGTAGATGCACTCATTGTAGAAAGAAACGAAGATATTGCTTATTTTCTTGATGATCAGGCAAATACGGGCACCCTTCTAATTGGACGAGATGAGGTTGTATTTTTTATTTACCGCATGGATAAAGATATCTATGCAAATGTTCAAGGTGCTACGTTAATCTTTTGTGACGGAGATACAACTGCTCGTCTCATTTCTTATCTCAAAGGGACGACATATCATACTATAGGATTCGATAGTCTTCATACTTCGTATCATAAATATGTAGAGAGACAAAAAGCGTCTTCTTCCTTCTCTTGGAAGCCTCTTGCCTTATTTTCTGAAAAATTGCGTAGTCGTAAGTCGGATGATGAAATAGAAAAAATGCGTCTAGCTGCCGCCTTAGGGGCAGAAGGATATGACTTTGTGCTTTCTATTTTACAGGAGGGGATTTCAGAGAAAGAGGTTGTTCGTTTGTTGCGCATATTTTGGGCAAAAGCTGGCGCCGAAGGCCTTGCTTTTTCTCCGATTATTGCTTTTGGGGAACATGCGGCATTTCCCCATGCTGTGCCAACAGAACGTACTTTACGCAAAGGCGATATAGTGCTCATTGATATTGGTGTTTTATATCAAGGTTATTGTTCTGATATGTCACGCACAGTGGCATGGGGACTGCCAGACCCTTGCTTAGTAGAAAGTTATTCTGTTGTGGTTGAAGCTCAAAAAGCAGCCATACAGCTATGTCAAGAAGGTTCTCGTTGTGTAGATGTTCATGAGGCAGCTGTCCGTGTATTAAAAGATGCTGGTTTGGAACAGTATTTTTGCCACGGTGTTGGTCATGGTGTGGGTAGAAATATTCATGAGTATCCCACTCTATCTTCCAAGGGGGGTGAATCTACTTTAGAGACAGGAATGACAGTTACCGTGGAGCCTGGAGTGTATTTCCCTGGTATAGGAGGCATACGAATAGAGGATACAGTGCTTATAGATGGTAAAAAGAATTTTAACTTAACCAATCGGCCAGTATCTAATGAGCTTATTTATTTATAA
- the mutL gene encoding DNA mismatch repair endonuclease MutL → MSSGNRIQLLDTVTINQIAAGEVIESAVSVVKELVENSLDAKADEIDIETLGSGQGRIVVKDNGCGMDPEDIPWAIRRHATSKIAAFSDIFSLLSFGFRGEALSAIAAVAKMEILSCSGSGRGSRTVVRGGEILTSESSPRQRGTTITVDSLFYNVPVRRGFQKSPQADHLAIRRLLENRILSMEGVGWSWISEKQQEFYIHKHWEFSERVAFVMGDSFMRSALDVDKRSGSLRISGFLGLPDFHRPTRQGQRVFINDRPVDSIFISKKVGEAYTLLLPPQRYPVFVLKLYLPSHWCDFNVHPQKTEVRLLKEDSVGEFILESIRDALARSQGNSICSSHSVPTFPETNQKQELRFVEDIRNVSLPQNAFVNDSMLPKSPMLLPTQERQIHMPWGREESSVRFLTSLGKVILAEDYEGVHVVFVNAVRKHLFYLSLLGEQDCTYETQSFLIPICLEVTSQEGAFLVSHMEELKRLGIGISQMGPSLFFIDSAPTLICDEELKTWLLYLSAEGKKKIDKTTISLLIKETLAQTMFCKSRPEFDVSWLSFFWELGKPERAFDGSLMRRLIVDEDFIKERG, encoded by the coding sequence ATGTCCTCAGGGAATCGTATTCAATTGCTTGACACTGTCACAATTAATCAAATAGCAGCTGGAGAAGTAATTGAAAGTGCTGTTTCTGTTGTTAAGGAGTTGGTAGAAAATTCTTTAGATGCAAAAGCTGATGAAATTGATATTGAAACTTTAGGAAGTGGACAAGGACGTATTGTTGTTAAAGATAATGGTTGTGGAATGGATCCCGAGGATATTCCTTGGGCTATTCGTCGTCATGCCACTTCAAAGATAGCTGCATTTTCCGATATTTTTTCTCTATTGAGCTTTGGTTTTCGTGGAGAGGCCCTTTCTGCAATTGCAGCGGTTGCTAAAATGGAAATTCTTTCTTGTTCTGGTTCTGGAAGAGGATCGCGTACTGTTGTTCGTGGAGGAGAGATTCTGACGTCTGAGAGTTCCCCTAGGCAACGAGGCACCACAATTACAGTAGATTCTTTGTTTTACAATGTTCCTGTACGTCGTGGTTTTCAGAAGAGCCCTCAGGCTGATCATTTAGCTATACGTAGGCTTTTAGAGAATCGAATCTTATCTATGGAAGGAGTAGGTTGGTCCTGGATTAGTGAAAAGCAACAGGAATTTTATATTCATAAACATTGGGAATTCTCTGAACGTGTTGCTTTTGTTATGGGTGATAGTTTTATGCGATCTGCCCTAGATGTAGACAAGCGTTCTGGCTCCTTACGTATTTCTGGATTTTTAGGGCTTCCTGATTTTCATCGTCCCACGCGTCAAGGGCAAAGGGTTTTTATTAATGATCGTCCCGTAGACTCTATTTTCATATCTAAGAAGGTTGGTGAGGCTTATACCCTACTTCTCCCTCCTCAAAGATATCCTGTGTTTGTTTTAAAGCTGTATCTTCCTTCCCATTGGTGTGATTTTAATGTTCATCCTCAGAAAACAGAAGTACGTCTCCTAAAAGAAGATAGTGTAGGAGAGTTTATTTTAGAGTCAATTAGAGATGCCTTAGCCAGATCACAAGGAAACTCTATTTGTTCCTCTCATTCTGTCCCTACTTTCCCAGAAACTAATCAGAAACAAGAGTTGCGCTTTGTTGAAGATATACGGAATGTGTCGTTACCACAAAATGCTTTTGTAAATGATTCTATGTTACCTAAGTCTCCTATGCTTCTTCCTACACAGGAAAGGCAAATACATATGCCGTGGGGAAGAGAAGAATCTTCGGTAAGGTTTCTTACTTCTTTAGGTAAAGTGATCCTTGCAGAAGATTATGAAGGAGTACATGTAGTCTTTGTAAATGCTGTTAGGAAGCATTTATTTTACCTTTCCTTATTGGGTGAACAGGATTGTACATATGAAACACAGAGTTTTTTAATTCCTATATGTTTAGAAGTAACTTCTCAAGAAGGAGCTTTTCTTGTTTCTCATATGGAGGAATTGAAGCGCTTAGGTATAGGAATCTCTCAAATGGGCCCTTCCTTATTCTTCATTGACAGTGCCCCCACGTTGATATGTGATGAAGAATTAAAGACATGGTTACTTTATTTGTCTGCTGAAGGAAAGAAAAAAATCGATAAGACAACCATCTCACTTTTAATTAAAGAAACCCTGGCTCAAACAATGTTTTGTAAGTCCAGGCCAGAGTTCGATGTTTCTTGGTTATCTTTTTTTTGGGAGCTAGGGAAGCCAGAAAGGGCATTTGATGGTTCGCTAATGCGTCGGTTAATTGTAGACGAGGATTTCATTAAGGAGAGAGGATGA
- a CDS encoding SycD/LcrH family type III secretion system chaperone, protein MSKPTSNNSNKPSASFNKKTRSRLAELAAQKKAKADDLEQKYPLPTEEEAKAALTNILQGLGNGLTLQQILGLSDVLLEEIYTIAYSFYSQGKYNEAVGLFQILTASKPQCYKYILGLSSCYHQLQLYNEAAFGFFLAFDVEPENPIPPYYIADSLMKLEQPEESKNFLDITMDICANKPEYRVLKERCNIMKESLKNMLKADDNTNNKKKAPAKAKASGSGKKKSSKKR, encoded by the coding sequence ATGAGCAAGCCTACCTCTAATAATTCTAATAAGCCATCTGCGTCATTTAATAAAAAAACGCGTAGCCGACTTGCGGAACTGGCTGCACAAAAGAAGGCGAAAGCTGACGATTTAGAACAAAAATATCCTCTCCCCACAGAAGAAGAAGCAAAAGCTGCTCTCACAAACATTCTACAGGGATTAGGGAACGGATTGACTCTTCAACAAATTCTAGGCTTATCTGATGTTCTATTGGAGGAAATCTATACAATAGCCTATAGCTTCTATTCCCAAGGGAAGTACAACGAAGCAGTTGGACTATTCCAAATTCTTACCGCTTCCAAACCTCAATGTTACAAATATATTCTAGGTTTAAGCTCATGCTATCATCAACTCCAGCTTTACAATGAAGCTGCTTTCGGCTTTTTCCTTGCGTTTGATGTTGAGCCTGAAAATCCCATTCCTCCCTACTACATCGCAGACAGCTTAATGAAATTAGAACAACCAGAAGAGTCAAAGAACTTCTTAGACATTACCATGGATATCTGTGCAAACAAACCGGAGTACCGTGTGCTCAAAGAACGCTGCAATATCATGAAAGAATCTCTGAAAAACATGCTTAAAGCAGACGATAATACCAACAATAAGAAAAAGGCCCCAGCAAAAGCTAAAGCTTCTGGATCCGGGAAAAAGAAGTCTAGTAAGAAACGATAA
- a CDS encoding type III secretion system membrane protein, producing the protein MSVSSSGSDNVSTKNILSQVIASSPQGVPNQDKMSGNEVKQIQQTRQGKNTEMESNSTIAGTQGKEKAGEAQSIEQQGLAAGKEAETSTETTQISQTTGTSTTAVNTKTSEEVSKLQETSLSSLSSLSASSTQQIQELVAAATAGNSSVNSSLETPELPQPSVTPRQDVSEISLALAKAISALGEATASALSDYQSTQAQATIMSRIALESQGLKIDSERAEYKKLQEVQKQSATNKTMQTVNTVLMAVSITITVVSVVSALFTCGLGLIGTAAAGATAAATGAAAGATAGATVATSVATQVTVQAVMQAIKQAVVTAVKQAVMQAVKAIVKKSIANIIKTVVKTVVKTLAKNIGKIFNTGKSTLSRAFPNLSKVINALGSKITTFALGMAIAVPQLVQGIGSINLSNLQNELAEIQRTTGMLSAQAEMMNMFTQFWQQASKIAAKQVDSASEMQQQATKLGAQIAKAFTAISSSLASAA; encoded by the coding sequence ATGTCCGTTTCTTCCTCAGGTTCAGATAACGTTAGCACTAAAAATATCTTATCTCAGGTCATAGCCTCCTCACCTCAAGGGGTCCCAAATCAAGATAAAATGTCAGGCAATGAGGTTAAGCAAATCCAGCAAACCCGCCAAGGTAAGAATACTGAAATGGAAAGCAATTCTACTATTGCTGGAACTCAGGGGAAAGAAAAAGCGGGAGAAGCTCAGAGTATAGAGCAACAAGGGCTTGCTGCAGGGAAAGAAGCGGAAACATCAACAGAAACAACACAAATAAGCCAAACAACAGGGACTAGTACGACAGCCGTCAATACAAAAACCTCTGAGGAAGTAAGTAAACTACAAGAAACTTCCCTTTCTTCTCTTTCTTCTTTAAGTGCCTCAAGTACCCAACAAATTCAAGAACTAGTTGCAGCAGCAACTGCAGGAAATTCTAGCGTAAACTCTTCTTTAGAAACTCCAGAGCTTCCGCAGCCTTCTGTAACACCAAGGCAAGATGTGTCTGAGATTAGTTTAGCATTAGCAAAAGCAATTTCTGCTCTAGGAGAAGCAACTGCATCCGCTCTCTCTGATTATCAAAGTACACAAGCACAAGCCACCATAATGAGCCGTATTGCACTAGAATCTCAAGGATTAAAAATCGATTCTGAGCGTGCTGAGTACAAAAAGCTGCAAGAAGTACAAAAACAATCGGCAACGAATAAAACAATGCAAACAGTTAATACTGTTTTAATGGCTGTTTCCATTACAATAACAGTAGTCTCTGTCGTTTCTGCACTCTTTACTTGTGGCTTAGGACTTATAGGAACTGCAGCAGCTGGAGCTACAGCAGCTGCAACAGGAGCTGCTGCAGGAGCTACAGCAGGAGCTACCGTAGCTACATCCGTAGCTACTCAAGTTACTGTTCAAGCAGTTATGCAAGCAATAAAACAAGCAGTGGTCACTGCTGTTAAGCAAGCAGTTATGCAAGCAGTCAAGGCTATTGTGAAGAAAAGTATAGCAAATATTATCAAAACCGTGGTCAAAACAGTAGTCAAAACACTGGCAAAAAATATTGGGAAAATTTTCAACACCGGAAAATCTACTCTTTCAAGAGCTTTTCCTAATCTCTCCAAAGTTATCAACGCCTTAGGAAGTAAAATTACTACATTTGCTTTAGGAATGGCGATAGCCGTCCCTCAATTAGTACAAGGTATCGGAAGTATTAATCTATCGAACTTACAAAACGAACTTGCAGAAATACAAAGAACTACAGGAATGCTCTCTGCACAAGCAGAAATGATGAATATGTTCACCCAATTCTGGCAACAAGCAAGCAAAATTGCTGCAAAACAAGTAGATAGTGCTAGTGAAATGCAGCAACAAGCAACGAAATTAGGCGCACAAATTGCTAAAGCATTTACAGCAATTAGTTCTAGCTTAGCATCAGCAGCGTGA